In Bradyrhizobium sp. 1(2017), one DNA window encodes the following:
- a CDS encoding GNAT family N-acetyltransferase, which yields MTMAAAMQSRTAEAPARSKASRIAHVDIVTDLGEVEAAWRAFEQSGHLFTPYQCFDLLGPWQQLVGAREGARPFVVIARDAEHRPLLLLPLSLHQSHGVRTACFMGGKHTTFNMGLWDAEFAAQAVLADLDALLAPLRKHVDVLSLTQQPERWHDQQNPFALLPRQSSINGCPLLAMEPGGPPESRISNSFRRRLKSKEKKLQALAGYRYHLATADADIVRLLDWFFRVKPARMEEQKLPNVFAEPGVEQFIRRACLSRRGDGRVIDIHALECDEEVIAIFAGVADGQRFSMMFNTYTMSEHARYSPGLILMRYIIDHCAGHGYRSLDLGIGSDDYKRMFCKDDEDIFDSFVPLTSRGKLAAMAMSSLNRGKRLVKQNQMLFDLARRLRQAFG from the coding sequence ATGACCATGGCTGCGGCGATGCAAAGCCGGACGGCAGAAGCGCCAGCGCGGTCGAAAGCGAGCCGCATCGCCCATGTCGATATCGTCACCGATCTCGGCGAGGTCGAGGCGGCCTGGCGCGCCTTCGAGCAGAGCGGCCACCTCTTCACGCCCTATCAGTGCTTCGACCTGCTCGGCCCCTGGCAGCAGCTGGTCGGTGCCCGCGAAGGGGCGCGCCCTTTCGTCGTGATCGCCCGCGACGCCGAGCACCGGCCACTGCTGCTGCTGCCGCTGTCCCTTCACCAGAGCCACGGCGTGCGCACAGCCTGCTTCATGGGCGGCAAGCACACGACCTTCAACATGGGCCTGTGGGACGCCGAATTCGCGGCGCAGGCGGTTCTCGCCGATCTCGACGCGCTGCTCGCGCCGCTCCGCAAGCACGTCGACGTGCTCTCGCTGACGCAGCAGCCCGAGCGCTGGCACGACCAGCAGAACCCGTTTGCGCTGCTGCCGCGGCAGAGCTCCATCAACGGCTGCCCGTTGCTGGCGATGGAGCCGGGCGGACCGCCCGAATCGCGGATCAGCAATTCCTTCCGTCGCCGCCTCAAGAGCAAGGAGAAGAAGCTCCAGGCCCTCGCCGGCTACCGCTACCATCTCGCGACGGCCGATGCCGACATCGTGCGCCTGCTCGACTGGTTCTTTCGCGTCAAGCCGGCGCGCATGGAGGAGCAGAAGCTGCCGAACGTCTTCGCAGAGCCCGGCGTCGAGCAGTTCATCCGCCGCGCCTGCCTGTCCCGGCGCGGAGATGGACGCGTGATCGACATCCACGCGCTCGAATGCGACGAGGAGGTGATCGCGATCTTCGCGGGCGTTGCCGACGGCCAGCGCTTCTCGATGATGTTCAACACCTACACGATGTCCGAGCACGCCCGGTACAGCCCGGGCCTGATCCTGATGCGCTACATCATCGACCACTGCGCCGGGCACGGCTACCGCTCGCTCGACCTCGGCATCGGTTCGGACGACTACAAGCGGATGTTCTGCAAGGACGACGAAGACATCTTTGACAGCTTCGTTCCCCTGACCTCGCGCGGAAAGCTCGCGGCAATGGCGATGTCGTCATTGAACCGCGGCAAGCGGCTGGTGAAGCAGAACCAGATGCTGTTCGACCTCGCCCGCAGGCTGAGGCAGGCGTTCGGGTAA